The following proteins come from a genomic window of Trifolium pratense cultivar HEN17-A07 linkage group LG4, ARS_RC_1.1, whole genome shotgun sequence:
- the LOC123919722 gene encoding F-box/LRR-repeat protein 2-like — MKKKRKTCLKSSQQQITSSTTTTSTNYYYLPEECWESIFIFLVKDKDNDFESLSIVSKQFLSITNRLLFSLKICYTMRPLLSCLFKRFTNLTSLNISSYGGDLNKLLIEISCFPLNLTSLNISKQRHFPADGLQAFSGKITTLTSLFCSHMVFFNNSHLFLISDIFPLLQELDLSYNNGPINIHSWKHCNGISEEGIAQMLRKCINIKCLNLTGCSRVKLFGINFVVSNSKLEMLNLTRTSVDDETLYVISKSCCGLLKLRLKGCDYITENGVKHVIKSCTQLREINLRGCSKVHGYIVSYMVFSRPSLKMILAPPCYCFSPKEMKYLSSGGCHIC; from the coding sequence atgaaaaaaaagaggaaaactTGTCTCAAATCTTCACAACAACAAATCACTTCttccacaacaacaacatcaacaaattaCTACTATTTACCGGAAGAATGTTGGGAATCTATCTTCATATTCCTAGTAAAGGACAAGGACAACGACTTCGAATCTCTCTCGATCGTCTCAAAACAGTTCCTCTCTATCACCAACCGTCTACTATTCTCTCTCAAAATTTGTTATACAATGCGCCCTTTACTCTCTTGTCTTTTTAAAAGGTTCACCAATCTCACCTCCCTCAACATCTCGTCCTACGGCGGTGATCTCAACAAACTCTTAATCGAAATATCTTGTTTCCCATTAAACCTCACATCCCTCAATATCTCCAAACAAAGACACTTTCCTGCCGATGGCTTGCAAGCTTTCTCCGGCAAGATTACAACTTTAACTTCTCTCTTTTGTTCCCACATGGTTTTTTTCAATAACTCTCACTTGTTTCTCATCTCCGACATCTTCCCATTGCTCCAAGAACTCGACCTTAGTTACAACAACGGGCCTATAAATATTCATTCTTGGAAACATTGCAATGGCATATCTGAAGAAGGTATTGCTCAAATGTTAAGGAAATGTATTAACATCAAATGTCTCAACTTAACCGGTTGTTCAAGAGTAAAGTTATTTGGAATCAACTTCGTAGTTTCTAATTCTAAACTAGAGATGTTGAACTTAACGCGGACAAGTGTTGACGATGAAACACTCTATGTGATATCGAAGAGTTGTTGCGGACTTTTGAAGTTGAGATTGAAAGGTTGTGATTATATCACAGAGAACGGAGTAAAGCATGTGATAAAAAGTTGCACACAACTTAGAGAAATCAACTTGAGGGGTTGTTCGAAAGTGCATGGTTATATTGTTAGCTACATGGTATTTTCAAGGCCATCGTTGAAAATGATACTGGCTCCACCTTGTTATTGTTTCAGTCCCAAAGAAATGAAATACTTATCGAGTGGAGGATGCCATATTTGCTAG